A genome region from Glycine max cultivar Williams 82 chromosome 5, Glycine_max_v4.0, whole genome shotgun sequence includes the following:
- the LOC100777797 gene encoding uncharacterized protein: MEEKHAAANESAHAESNGVSHGADHGWQKVTYAKKQKKKTVNAANSADSRANSNKLVPNGTLSGNDGVFRSLELQSEDRRRKIVEAKKLADAAYDDEDAPLRSKQRHHDDDEYDYDDENVDRSAENGKAEEAKKVKQKKPKKPKVTVAEAAAKIDAADLGAFLVEISGSFEEQQDILMMRFTDYFGRAFSAVTASQFPWVKLFRESTVAKITDTPLSHISDAVYKTSMDWINQRSPEALSTFLIWSLDSILADLGSQQNVAKGSKKAVQQVSSKSQVAMFVVLAMVLRRKPDALISVLPTLRESTKYQGLDKLPVIVWMIAQAAVGDLSVGLYAWARNLLPIVIGKSGNPQSRDLVLQLVEKILSTPKARPVLVNSAVRKGERLIPSSAFEILVRVTFPPSSTRVKATERFEAIYPTLKEVALGGSAGSKAMKQVALQIFSFAIKAAGENNPELSKEAAGIFIWCLSQNTECYKQWEKVYQDNIEASVSVLEKLSDDWKELSTKLSPHDPLRDTIKNLKQKNEKVLDSETDAARHAHFKDADKYCKIILGRVSRSHGCMTCLTFTVLALAVGAAVSLSPNLESLDFKKLSELFNVQH; encoded by the exons ATGGAGGAAAAGCACGCAGCAGCCAATGAATCTGCACACGCCGAATCCAACGGCGTCTCTCACGGCGCCGACCACGGTTGGCAGAAGGTGACCTACGCTaagaagcagaagaagaagaccGTTAACGCCGCCAACAGCGCCGATTCCCGTGCGAATTCCAACAAGCTCGTTCCGAACGGCACGCTGTCCGGCAACGATGGCGTTTTCCGGTCGCTCGAGCTGCAGTCGGAGGACCGGCGCCGGAAAATTGTGGAGGCGAAGAAGCTGGCCGATGCCGCGTACGACGACGAAGACGCGCCGCTCAGATCGAAGCAGCGGCACCACGACGACGACGAATACGACTACGATGACGAGAATGTGGACCGTTCTGCGGAGAACGGGAAGGCCGAGGAGGCGAAGAAGGTGAAGCAGAAGAAGCCGAAGAAGCCTAAGGTGACGGTGGCGGAGGCGGCGGCGAAGATCGACGCCGCTGATCTGGGCGCTTTCCTCGTGGAGATATCG GGATCGTTCGAGGAGCAGCAGGATATATTGATGATGCGATTCACTGATTACTTTGGGCGTGCTTTTTCTGCTGTGACCGCATCTCAGTTTCCCTGGGTGAAATTGTTCAGGGAGTCAACTGTGGCTAAGATCACCGAT ACACCACTTTCTCACATATCTGATGCTGTATATAAAACATCAATGGACTGGATTAACCAACGTTCTCCTGAGGCACTTAGTACCTTTCTGATTTGGTCTTTAGATAGCATTCTTGCTGACTTGGGTAGCCAGCAAAATGTGGCCAAGGGTTCCAAAAAGGCCGTGCAACAAGTGTCCTCAAAATCTCAG GTTGCAATGTTCGTTGTTTTAGCAATGGTATTGCGTCGGAAGCCTGATGCTCTTATATCTGTATTGCCCACATTGAGGGAGAGTACAAAGTATCAAGGGCTAGATAAGCTTCCAGTCATTGTATGGATGATAGCTCAG GCTGCTGTAGGAGATCTCTCAGTAGGTTTGTATGCTTGGGCACGGAATCTCCTACCCATAGTTATTGGCAAAAGTGGTAACCCCCAATCCAGGGATTTGGTTTTGCAGCTAGTGGAAAA AATTTTGTCTACCCCCAAAGCCCGACCTGTTTTAGTAAACAGTGCTGTGAGAAAAGGGGAACGATTAATTCCTTCTTCCGCGTTTGAAATTTTGGTCCGGGTTACTTTCCCTCCATCTTCAACTAGAGTAAAG GCTACTGAAAGATTTGAGGCCATATATCCCACTCTGAAAGAGGTGGCTCTTGGAGGTTCTGCTGGAAGTAAAGCAATGAAACAAGTTGCACTGCAGATATTCAGTTTTGCTATCAAAGCAGCTGGAGAAA ATAATCCCGAGTTATCAAAAGAAGCAGCTGGTATTTTTATTTGGTGTTTGAGTCAAAACACTGAATGCTACAAGCAATGG GAAAAAGTTTATCAGGACAACATTGAAGCAAGTGTTTCAGTTCTGGAGAAGCTTTCTGATGATTGGAAGGAGTTATCAACAAAATTGTCTCCTCATGATCCACTGAGGGATACCATAAAGAACTTGAAGCAAAAG AATGAGAAAGTATTGGACTCTGAGACTGATGCTGCTCGTCATGCACACTTCAAGGACGCCGATAAATATTGCAAGATAATCTTAGGAAGAGTTTCGCGAAGCCATGGGTGCATGACTTGTTTAACCTTTACAGTTCTTGCTTTGGCTGTGGGTGCTGCTGTTTCCTTGTCCCCCAATTTGGAATCTTTGGATTTTAAGAAGCTCTCTGAACTTTTCAACGTTCAGCACTGA
- the LOC102660566 gene encoding agamous-like MADS-box protein AGL82 — translation MGRGRIPMELIQKEKARKKTFDKRKKGLLKKAYEISTLCAVDVGIVIYAPKFLNEPETWPQDQDSREVKRIIQKYQNTTSDRYSKMYNVQEYFNDRMKKIEGEISKVHKEKIKLMYPTWDDSYNTLGEEQLRMFVSILDVKLDACNQRMNMLKRDSKGKRITKSDKTQTLTPCMTSNFMSQTQQLFPSSDNNQVAFYPCQLSQSSQPSMFHFGQSCMQFMEKNAMVDWANQVGVGACDPKMGVLKEDGSDKNQNSSPCYNGNMQTLPSQLQYDATFQTLPNQLEQPSGVELNGFYDSNMLQLSQFFNYMHGRK, via the coding sequence ATGGGTCGTGGAAGAATACCTATGGAACTCATCCAGAAGGAGAAAGCCCGTAAGAAAACTTTTGACAAGAGAAAGAAAGGATTATTGAAGAAAGCCTATGAAATTTCCACTCTTTGTGCGGTTGATGTTGGCATAGTTATCTATGCTCCCAAGTTTCTCAATGAACCCGAAACATGGCCCCAAGACCAAGATTCAAGAGAGGTCAAACGTATCAttcaaaaatatcaaaacacCACTAGTGACAGGTATTCTAAGATGTATAATGTGCAAGAGTATTTTAACGATAGAATGAAAAAGATTGAAGGTGAGATTTCCAAAGTGCACAAAGAGAAGATCAAGCTCATGTACCCAACTTGGGATGACTCTTACAATACTCTTGGAGAGGAACAATTGCGGATGTTTGTTAGCATTTTGGATGTTAAACTTGATGCTTGTAATCAAAGGATGAATATGTTAAAGCGGGATTCAAAGGGAAAAAGAATAACTAAATCAGACAAAACTCAGACACTTACTCCCTGCATGACCTCAAATTTCATGTCTCAAACACAACAACTTTTTCCATCTAGTGATAACAACCAAGTAGCATTTTACCCATGTCAGCTTAGCCAAAGTTCTCAACCTTCCATGTTCCATTTTGGTCAAAGTTGCATGCAATTCATGGAAAAAAATGCAATGGTGGATTGGGCTAATCAAGTTGGTGTCGGTGCTTGTGATCCTAAAATGGGTGTATTAAAGGAGGATGGATCTGACAAAAATCAAAACTCCTCACCATGCTACAACGGAAATATGCAAACTCTTCCTTCTCAATTGCAGTACGATGCAACTTTTCAGACCCTACCAAATCAACTAGAACAACCATCAGGGGTTGAACTTAATGGTTTTTACGATTCAAATATGCTTCAattatctcaattttttaaCTACATGCATGGAAGGAAGTAG
- the LOC102660699 gene encoding uncharacterized protein translates to MSEVWHLLKKSLRCKPHALEVHDPKAYSSTQRKPQGKISTQRHSLEDHVSHEIFLDRSSGEIMLCPCCPCSHEGSEDGKGVQEEPHPPRSTKRIIPSSKTHYVDCDECNFFSKKKVPLKKDSNDDLPISTRHHECDEKLKSTDTVEEHDHNIPEHSVVQLERDGSSCKIIQQICKDNLIESKASQIECVLRVQNKQETFACFEESRGMVRTKAERLQNEHPRCMVDGNELLRFHGTTIACSLGLNGSSTLCTLEQCGVCQILRHGFSANKEFHGALGVYTTSTSEKAIDSICSSNKSVRRMCVMLCRVIAGRIHNPLQEIKEMVEPEFDSLVKKMSDQSEIEELIVLNPRAVLPCFLVMYNF, encoded by the exons ATGTCAGAGGTTTGGCATCTTCTGAAGAAATCACTTCGTTGCAAACCTCATGCATTAGAAGTTCATGATCCGAAGGCATATAGCAGTACTCAGAGAAAACCACAAGGCAAGATTAGCACGCAGAGACACTCACTAGAGGACCATGTTAGCCATGAAATTTTCCTTGATAGATCAAGCGGTGAGATTATGCTTTGTCCATGTTGTCCTTGTTCTCATGAAGGCAGTGAAGATGGAAAAGGTGTACAAGAAGAGCCTCATCCTCCTAGATCAACCAAGCGAATTATACCTTCATCAAAAACACATTATGTTGATTGTGATGAATGTAAttttttctcaaagaaaaagGTGCCACTGAAGAAAGATTCTAATGATGATCTCCCAATATCAACTCGTCATCATGAATGTGATGAGAAACTAAAATCTACTGACACTGTTGAAGAACATGATCATAATATCCCTGAACATTCAG TGGTCCAACTTGAGAGAGACGGTTCATCTTGCAAGATCATCCAACAAATATGCAAAGATAACTTGATCGAAAGCAAGGCATCACAGATTGAATGTGTCTTGAGAGTTCAGAACAAACAAGAAACGTTTGCATGCTTTGAGGAAAGTAGGGGTATGGTAAGGACTAAAGCTGAAAGGTTACAAAATGAGCACCCAAGATGCATGGTCGATGGAAATGAGCTATTGAGATTTCATGGTACAACAATTGCATGCTCCCTTGGTTTAAATGGCTCTTCTACCCTTTGCACTTTAGAGCAATGTGGTGTGTGTCAAATTCTGAGGCATGGTTTCTCCGCCAATAAAGAATTTCATGGTGCACTTGGGGTTTACACCACTTCTACTAGTGAAAAAGCCATTGATTCTATTTGCTCATCCAATAAATCTGTCCGTAGAATGTGTGTTATGTTGTGCAGAGTAATAGCTGGGAGAATCCATAATCCTCTACAAGAGATCAAGGAAATGGTTGAGCCAGAGTTTGATTCTTTGGTAAAGAAAATGAGTGACCAATCAGAGATTGAAGAACTTATTGTTTTGAATCCTAGAGCTGTACTCCCTTGCTTTTTGGTAATGTACAATTTCTGA